In Planctomicrobium piriforme, the genomic window ATTTTGGCTTCGGCTTTAGTCCAGCCGCTGTCGGGACCGATGACTTCGAACCAGGTGAGCGCCTGACCGTCGCGGGATTTCAGGCCGCCGGCGGTGTTTTCGAAGGTGACAACAAGTTCGTTCCCTTTCGGTTCAATTGACTTGAACGTCGGGCCGGAATCGACAACGTCGCTCTTACCATAGGTGCGGTGCAGCGCCAGCAGGGCCAGCCGCAGACCGACGTCCTGCTTGTTGGGCGGATGAATGTCGTTGATCGTGGCGATGTCGGTGGTGACCACCATGCCGGTGTTGGGGATCTTGGCCGACTCGGCCTGAGCTTCCCAGAATTCGGCCAGCACGGACGGAGCTGAAGCCCCATACTGAAACGGAGCGATCTGCACGAAGTAGAACGGGAAGTCGCCGATGCCCCAGACCTTGCGCCAGCCCTCGATCAACGCTTCCATCTTGGCGCGATAGCGCATCCCATCGCCGGAATTGGTTTCACCTTGATACCAGATCGCGCCGCGAATCGGCCAGCCGACGAACGGATGGATCATGCCGTTGTAGAGACCGGTCGCGTCGGAATGCGTGGCCGGGGCCTTCAAACTCTCGGGAAACGCTGGACTCGGAGGGGACGCATTCCCAGCTGCAGTTGCGGCCTTCGCTTTCTGCAGCCAAGCTTCAGTTTGGGCAATGTGATCGTTCAGGGCTTTCTGATAAGCCGGATTCCCAGGCGAACGCTGCTGCACCTGATCGGAGAGCGATTTCAGTTCCGGCACCCCAGCGAAGCCTTCGGGCGGCGTCCAGGGTTCGATCGCTGTTCCGCCCCATGACGAGTTAATCAAACCGATCGGAACTCCGAGTTCCTGATTCAACTTCCGCGCCATAAAGTATCCGGCAGCCGTGAAGCCTCCGGCCGTTTGCGGCGAGCAGATGGCCCACGTTCCCGCGACATCGTCTTGCGGAGTGCCTGAGGGCACCTTTGGAATCTTGATCTGACGGATCTGCGGGTAGTTGGCGTTGGCGATTTCCTGAGCTGCGTTTGTGCTGCTTTGAACAACCCATTCCATGTTGGATTGACCGGAACAGAGCCAGACTTCCCCCATCAGGATGTCAGTCAGGGTCAGCTTGTTCTTACCGGTGACAGTCAGAGTCAACGGGTCGCCAGCCGGGCGGGCGGGAAGGGTGAGCCGCCATTCCCCTTTGTCATCGGCGGTGGCTTCGGCTTTGTCGTCGCCCAGCGTCGCAGTGACCTTCTCACCAGGAGCGGCCCAGCCCCACAAGGGAATCGGCATGTCCCGTTGCAGGACCATGTGATCGCCCATGAACTTAGGCAGACGCACGTCGGCACTGGCCGTCGCCGTGCAGAGCAAGCCTGACACAAACAGGAAACAAAACCACTTTCGCACCCTCGACACCCTCATGCTGTCTCTCCCAGAACAGGTCAGTCAACGTTTATGGAAGATGGTTATACGGGAAGAGAGGCGCGCCGGCGAGGGAGCGCTGGCGGGTAGGGAATTTGTCATTGGTCAATGAGAAGAGGCTTGAGGCTTGAGACCCGAGGCTTGAGACCTGAGGCTTGAGGTGTTGCGATCAACATCACGCCTGATACCACACCCTTGTCTGGCTCTGGCTCTGGCTCTGGACTCTCGACTCTCGACTCTCGACTACTGAAGCAGTCCATACAGCACGAGATTTACCGCAATTCGTACGGCGTCTTCCGTGGGGTAGCCGGCGCAGGCGGAGGTGGATTGCCGTTCCAGGGCGCAGCTGATGTCGTACTTGCTGTAGACCACGACGTATTTGTTGCCCAGCTTAATCCCTTCCAGGACTGGTTCGCCGACTGTTTCTTCGGCGGCGATGCTCGACAAGCCTGGGGCGTTGGAAGGGACGCGGCGCTTCACTTTGCGAATGTCGTAGCCGAGTTCGAGTTTGTAGAGTTCGTCGTCGATGGGAATCCGCTGCAGCTTCTGACCCAGCGTTTCCTCGATCATCTTGCGAAAGCTTTCGTCGAATTGAGTGGACCCGCAACAGGCGTCGGCGAACAGGAAGCCGCCGTTCTCCAGATACTCCTTCAGCTTGGCCCGTTCTTCGGCGCTGAACTGGAAGTTCTTGCGTCCATGCATATACAGCAACGGGAAGCTGAATAGGGCGGCATCGGTTGCCGCGAGCGTGGGGGTTTCCGACGCGACTTCGATGTTCACTGCGTCGAGTGCCGATTGCAGGCGACGCAGGGCATTGGGC contains:
- a CDS encoding sialate O-acetylesterase, producing MRKWFCFLFVSGLLCTATASADVRLPKFMGDHMVLQRDMPIPLWGWAAPGEKVTATLGDDKAEATADDKGEWRLTLPARPAGDPLTLTVTGKNKLTLTDILMGEVWLCSGQSNMEWVVQSSTNAAQEIANANYPQIRQIKIPKVPSGTPQDDVAGTWAICSPQTAGGFTAAGYFMARKLNQELGVPIGLINSSWGGTAIEPWTPPEGFAGVPELKSLSDQVQQRSPGNPAYQKALNDHIAQTEAWLQKAKAATAAGNASPPSPAFPESLKAPATHSDATGLYNGMIHPFVGWPIRGAIWYQGETNSGDGMRYRAKMEALIEGWRKVWGIGDFPFYFVQIAPFQYGASAPSVLAEFWEAQAESAKIPNTGMVVTTDIATINDIHPPNKQDVGLRLALLALHRTYGKSDVVDSGPTFKSIEPKGNELVVTFENTAGGLKSRDGQALTWFEVIGPDSGWTKAEAKIDGDTVILSAPGVSSPAAMRFAWHKLAEPNLANGAGLPATAFRAGEVPRVDFLSQVDDAKAYRLMCDIDLQKLAKNVTYDVDNRSQMTTPFDRIGYLVELQSSGGAAQFVFVSMDAFTNDIKKIGIPDLSSGAVFQQQVKNLTVVSNAAGITSGANLDGGNIEFWPHNYGQQNTANVPGASNTTFDFGDFKSDPQDGYGSMQVHNFKAKQTLFSINHWANGSGADLGIGNSTGENSDWTFSGNAGNYTTKRLRVFVRPTRQ